The genome window GGGGTCTTGTTCTCCCCCTCGAGCTCCTCCACGCCCGCCTGCATCATGAGGTCGGCGATGTTGCGCTCCAGGTCGTCGATGCGGCAGCTCATGTCATCGACTGCCCGGGGGTCAAGGGCAcctcagggcacagggacagcacaggggacacagcagcagccccagcagggtcctcagagccctgctcagcccaccCCGGGCACTGCCAGGGTCAGGCTCTCAGCACGCTCACAGGGGCACTTCCCgatccccaaaatcccatctcaGCCTGCTCCCTTCAATCTGAGCCCATTCCTCCCATCCTGTCACGCCAGGCTCATACAAACAGTCCCATTTCCCTTCAGGCCACAATTAAACCACCCTGAAGCTTCACTTTTCCaggtgaacaatcccagctctgccagcctttcctccagcagagctgctccatcctccgatcaccctggagcctcctctggtCCCTCCTTtcagctccaggtccctcctttcccagccccagctgggaaaCATGCACCTAACATTCCCCTCCAAGTGGCTAGCACTGCCTTGGTTTAACTGTTTTTATCCTTACAGCTTTGAGCAAACACTTATGGCCGCTTCAAATTTATCTTACAAACCCCACTGGCCAACAGACTTGGTGACACTTGTAAGCCTGCCCCCATCTGAGTTCAGAAAAGGATATTTCTTCCAATAATTTGGTCAGACATGGTTTGAAACTTGTCCTGCATTTGCTGGAGCAATGTCTGCACCTAATAGAAAGggataaaaaagaaatggtttGTTTCCTTCAGAGGCTGTTACCCGACCTCATGTAACACCTACATCGATCTTTCACAGCTAAGCTCAAGCCCCTGCAGTATAGTTACCCCTAGAGATAAAAATGCTacttaaatatatgtataaCGAGATGAACTGATGCTGACAGGAGCCATTTGTAAGCTCTAGAAGCCGGCCGCCTCCCCAGCCAGGACcaaacccaggacagcacctCCACGGCTCTGTTAATCACGGGGGGGATTCTGTGGGGTCACGGAACGGCTCGGGATGAGGGCCCCCTCTCCTTCCGCCCCCTCCATGGCCAGCAACGCCTCCCGcggagcagctcctccaagccccatccagaAGCGGGTTTGTCCCTCCTTCCCCggctctccccagcccctgcagcccagccgGGGCCTCACCACGGCCGTCAGGTCCTGGACACTCTTGGGGTCGGTCTCGGCCATGGTGGCTCCGGTGGCGGCTCCACTTCCGGGCCGCGCCCCGCCGCTTCCGCCGGCTCTCGCGAGAGCGCGCGCCCCGCGGCATTGTGGGAAATGCAGTCCCGCGGCCGGCCCCGGTACTCCGCAGCCCAACAATTAAAGTTTTTCACTATTCACACATTTCCCCTGAAAATTGCCTCGTTCGCTTATTAATTAGCCTTCTGTCTTCTATTGGGTATTGCTGTGTGAGCGTGGTGCTAAATCATTCCATGTGAAGAGCTTCTCTGCTCTAAGGAATatacatttttgtttgaatGACAGCTGTTGTCTGTTTGATATATCTCCGTGTGCAATTTGGCTCCTGAAGTCCTCATTtctttacacaaaaaaaaatttttatttattttaaataagtaataattttaaaaatattattttaaataaaattttatttaaaatttcttatttattttaaataataatttattaatttttaaaattaatttttggttttttccttttgttttgctttagtttggtttgttttgttttttttttttaatgcacaatattaaaatgttcctttattttatttcttgctttctaAGCAGTTAAGCTTAAGTAGGTTTTATCTCTTGAATGCAAACAATCTAcccagaaataaatgaaaatttaaaggATGGCATTTAATGAATATCTCTTCTAGAATCCAttggcatttctgctgctttgcataGACAAAGCTGGATGATTTGATTATAAATACTTCATGTGTGGAGGAGAATAGGTAATCATTCTCAGTGTCAGCTCCAttaagtttttttcccctctgttatTGAGTTAAAAGAAGTTTGGCACCCTGCTCTTCTGAAGGTCTCCTCAGCCTTCTGGTGTTCACAATTTTGTGCTGGagtttctcacacacttttcatgtaaataatggtggttttgcattcctttctggaggaggagagaatcAATGAACTGCTGGTTTGAGCAGCGTGGCTGGAGAAGtggcaatttcatcctccaGTCCAGGGGCACctttaaaattctgtaaatatCCCAGTCAAGAAATAAACATACTCTTTTTTGCCTTAAACACCTCAGGTGTGTGAGTGTCTTTCATTTCATGTCATGTTTTCAATGATGTGAATGATGTGAATAATTGAGGCAGCACAGCCAAATGTGGGGGGACAAACCCTcacacagcaggagaaggaaggtcccaggctgtgcttgtgccctgcagagctgctcttggtGCAGTCTGCACCTGGATAAACTCTGAAATCAGGGTCCTGAGAACATCCTGCctgtgagcagaaaaaaaatggacagatgagatttatttaatttcttaattggCATTTTTTATAATCCCAGATGTGCACAGTGTTCAGCATTGTAATCCTGGGGTCAGTGGGACCCTTGGTTGGGCTGTGGATCAGGTGAGTGCTGCTGGTTTGGCTGGAtctggaaaggagaaggaaaaggggttTTTAATCCTTTAAACCAAAGCCACTGGCAGCTTTTACACAGgaaatccctgctcccatcaGGAGGAACTCTAGGGACATTCCCCCCCAAAATCTCCTTTGCTCTCAGAGGATGGCAGAGCTCCTTCATCTCACAAAGTCTCTCGAGTTCAGtttcctgccctgccttcctTTATTCAGAgtggggagccctggcagcccctggggttCCAATCCATGCCAGGaccccctggcactgcctggggcacagctgagctgcccaggtggctctgtgcccctgccagAGTCCCCAgactggcacagctctgtcacactgGCTGCTGCACCAGTTAAATGCTTGTTGCAGAGTCACATCAGAGTGTTTAACAAATCCCAATGCTCTTGTTAATTTTCTGCTCTCAACAGTTGAGGAGGGCTCAGTGGTGCTGGGGCAACAGAGAAGCAATTTTTGTGCAGTACCTGCAGCAGGCCAGAGCCAGGGTAATCCATCAGGGTGCTGCCAGCACTATTGATGTGGTCTGGGATGGAGGCTGACTTGGAAGATGAAGAGGAAATTAAGTATAACAGAGTGATAATGGAATGATCAATGCTGCTTGCTGCAGATGGGGTGTGTGAACTGGAAAGGAAGAGCTGTGCACTGGAAAGGAAGAGCTGTGCACTAAAGGAAGAGCTGTGCACTGGAAAGGAAGAGCTGTGCACTAAAGGAAGAGCTGTGCACTAAAGGAAGAGCTGTGCACTGGAAAGGAAGATTTGTGCCCTGGAAAGGAAGAGCTGTGCACTAAAGGAagagctgtgctctggaaaggaagagctgtgctctaaaggaagagctgtgcactaaaggaagagctgtgcgctggaaaggaagagctgtgctctaaaggaagagctgtgcactaaaggaagagctgtgcactaaaggaagagctgtgcactaaaggaagagctgtgcactaaaggaagagctgtgctctaaaggaagagctgtgcactaaaggaagagctgtgcactaaaggaagagctgtgcactggaaaggaagagctgtgctctggaaaggaagagctgtgctCTAAAGGAAGAGCTGTGCACTGGAAAGGAAGAGCTGTGCACTAAAGGAAGAACTGTGCTCTGGAAAGGAAGAGCTGTGCACTGGAAAGGAAGATTTGTGCTCTGGAAAGGAAGATATTCTGTGCAGTGTGGAGTGAGGGGGCTGAGCCTGGtgtgcagtgcagagctgagtgGAAGTCCttggtggggctgggctgacagagcagggaaagcaggaaggaTGGGCTGATGTCCCAGAGTGTCTCTTTCAAGAGAGCAGAAACAGTTCTGGGGTTTGTCATGAAATTCCCTTTCCTGAGTACCCacagctctgttttctctcccaAACATTGAGATGGATTTGTGGAGAAGTCCTTTTCCTCTAGCATTTGAGTTGCTTGGGCTGTGAACCAGAAACCTTTTGCcataaaaactcttttttttattattaaaagtgatttccatggaaaaaagtCATCAGGTTGGGacaaggattttctttttaatgggaCTCCTTGCAGAAGGAGTCTTCACTCATAGGAAAAAGTGTGCTGAGTATTCTGGGCCTCAGAGTCATCCACCATGAAGCTTTTTGGTCATGAGTGTTCCAGAAAACTGATCCTGGCAGGAAAACCTCTGTGTCCCACCTTGGAACCCTCCCCAGTCAGCAGGACTGGTCTCTGTGGCAGACACGGCTGCAAGATTCTCTTTGGCCAAGGCCATTTGGAATTTTTGATGATTTTAATGGCTCCCacaagggaaaaagagacttcTGAATGTCTGATTGCTTGTAGGATGTGGCATTTATTATTTATCCTGCaggcttttgctgctgcttgctgctgaaCATCCTCCTCCTCGTGGGTCCCAGTGCTTTTATAGGATGTCAGCTTCTCAGGAAGTCATTATGGGATTCATTAGGGATCTCCATCTCTTTCCCATCCTTCCATGCACACAGGAGTCTCAGTGTCCCCCTCAGGATTTTATTTTGACTTGTTGCAAAGCCCAAGGGATGGATTTCTGCCCTCTGGACTTTTCACCACAGCCACTGAGGTCTTTTCTGACAGCATCTGATCCACCCcctgaaatgttttcagctgctttcctcAGTAAGATCAGATTTTGAACCAGATAATGGGATTGCCTTATCCCAATCATATGGTTTAAAATGTCTTGTGGGGtcaaaatttcattattttaatcttCCATTGACCTTTACATGAACCCTTGCAATTCACTGTGGCTTTTCTACAAAACTAAATTGCTTAGCAGTGGCTTGTACCAAATCTGTTTAGAAGAGTCAGTGGCTTTCTAAGACAAGATCTCCTTCTAAAATTCCTTTTCCACACagtaaacttttctttcttagcACCACTGGCCATTCAGATGCTGTGTCATTTACCTTTGTTTTCTATTTAATGCTAAGTTGAGTTTGAAGCCATTCACAGGGCAATCAGCATTTTGGCTTTACATTTGTGTAGATAAATTGTATAGAAAGTTTAATTAACTAATTATGTACCCACAGTGAGTGATAACAGCCTGGAaattcagagctgcagcagcctggccatcACCAGAGTAATTCTCTTTGTGCTTTAGGGGATGCCAATCATTGAAATTGGCAGGTTTGGTCAAAACAGGAAGATTTGAGGCAAACAGAAAAGAATTGAATTGATATTTGGGGAATCATTTGAATATGGAAGCCAGCCACCAGTTTCAGAGAGGATCAGGGTTTTAAAAGCCTGGGATGAGCAGGAATTTTTCAGAGAGGAACTCTCTGAGCAAGGGTGTCTCATGAAGCTCTTCACCATCACTGCCCTCCTTGGGCTGTGTTTTCAACCCACTGTGAATAAATTTCAGTCCCCCAGCACATGGAGGGATCTTTATAATTAGGTGCATTCAAAATGAGAGGGGTTGggggttttcttctttcccctctaTTTTTGTGAAAGGTTCTTTGTAAGTTTGTGCATTTTCAAACTGGATGCAACCTGAGCCAAAACTCTGGAGTGTTTACTCCACAAATCTGGATTGGGTCAAACACTTTATTTCATACCTGCATAGCCCTGAtttttcccatcccttcccctcTGGAAGCATCAAGAGCAGTTAGTAAAAACCTCCCAGAGCTGAGCTAATGATCCCTTCAAAATGAGCAGGGAATAAATTACAGCAGGAGCCACACTAGGTGGATGACATGATTTAACTGAGCTGAGTCCCTGAAGGATTAGTCTGGTGATTATGGGAAGTGGCTTTTTAAATGAGGTAATTTGAAATTAAGTCTCTTTTCCATATCTCCTTAGCACAGTCTATTGTTCAGAGTCTGTGGCTCAGGTTGGGATCTGATGTTTCCAACAGCTTTGCCCAAAGTGTCTCCTGAGGAGTTTCAAGTAATTCCAGACCCTTTCATTCCTGAAAGCTGCACCTGCAATGAGATTTGGCAGCAGAGTGGTTAAAGTGAGTTTTTCCATTGCTAAAAAAGACACTGCTGTATAATTCAGAACttctcaaaagagaaaataatttaaaagactGGAAGGCTGAAAATAATCCACCTTGAGGGACTGCCTGCTGTCCAGAGCATGGAGCCCccccaaagctgcagctccctttGCTTTCTGATATTCCCCAAGGATTCTCCCAgatcaggagctgctggttaaaaatgtgctggggagcagaaatgcagggccagcctggacactgtgcagctcagccaggcaaAGCAGAGCATTGGCACTGAAATAGCCAGAGATTTGTGATTCCAGTCTGCCAGGAATCTGCCTTTTACACTCTCCTGGACAGAAATCATTAGGGATCCACTGAAATCTCCCATTTATCACAGCAAAttcacagggctgggacatTTAGTGGGTCTGGGTCATGGCTGCTCTTGTTCTGGCTGGGTGAGGGGgcaaaaaagtgaattttttttttttattgtaataatAGTAGtagcagtagtagtagtaatgATAATAACAACTattgtttttgttattattactattgTTATTATCAttgatgttgttgttgttatctCTCAAGGCTGGTGAATAAGACCCAaattttccagcagctgggtgGACAGGAAAGTGTCCATGATAAGTGTTGTCTGCCTCTTGAATCTGAGGATGAATTCAGGACCAAGCCTTCATGCTTCTGCTTGGGAAAAATCAGCCATTCCAAATTGCAATTTTTTGCTTCTGCAGCTGACTGAGGCCAGCTCCTCTTTGTGCACTGGATGTGCccaaggagaggagagaaagctGGAGctccacagggatgggatgcCAGGGAAATTCCACTCCCCACTCCAAACACACAGAATGATCACGAGCCATTCCATGGTTTTCCCTTCTGTGTCCAACCTGTGGTGGCAATCTTGCTCTGGAAGAACCTCAGCCCCTGGTTTGCACCCTCTGCAGGGAGGTTTCCAGCTTGGCAGCCAGAAACCAGGCAGCTCACAACACAAATCCAGTGCCTTGAGTTCCAAACTCTACAAATTGTAtgtaaaataaagcaatttctAACCACTGGCAGAGGATTTGCTGcttcagtgctgggctggatgtATTTGACAGGCTGAAAGCAGCTGCCTTCCAAAGGAACAATCCTGCTCCAGGATCCTGTGCCAGATAAACCTGCTAATCTCCCAGAATCAGGTAGATCAGGTTTGAATTCTGGCTTTAGCCATTTTAATCTGGAATGAAATGCATGCCTAGAAACTGTAAATTTGTTTGTCTGGCTCAGGTTTCTCTTGTTACAAGGCTGCTTATCAGAAGTAATAAATCcatgctctttttttctggcGAGGTATAATTATATCATGATTTATTTTACCACATCAAGACCAGGACTTGAAATATTTACTCAGGAAAAAATTAGAAACCAGGGAGAGTAATCAATCATTCACAAGGGGAGAGCTGAAATTCCTCCTGTGTCCATTTGGTAGAGGGAGTGCAGAATCACCCTGTTCTTGGCACCTCTGACAGaggcaaaagaataaaattcagCCTTTTTGACTTCTCACGCCCTTTCAGACTGAGCCTTATTAATGCCCCTCATCCTGAGTAACACTCACAAACTGTAGTCCAGGCTTTTAAATCCCAAAATCACCAGGGATTAATGGAAACAGCAACAATTTGGGGCCCAAATAACTGAGTTATAGGGCATGTTGTTGgcttttgttttatcttttttatagTCAGATCTACTCCAAAAGCTTCCAGTTGTGTCAGACTGAGTTTGGGGTTGGGTGGAGGGATGTGCCGCTgattttcaatttaattttttaataataattaatattattgttgttattattactactgttattattactattgttattattattatctctAAAGGCTGGGGCAAAAAGCtgaataaatattataataataataataataataataataataataataataataataataataataataataataataatattattattaatattacaGTTGTTGTTactattgttattattactgACATTGTTGTTGTTATCTCTCAAGGCTGGTGAATAAGACCCAaattttccagcagctggaaggacaGGAAAGACAGATCTACTCCAAAAGCCTCCAGTTGTGTCAGACtgagtttgggttttgctgGAAGGATGTGCCACTGATTTTTGTCTGTGatatttccttctccaggccctgctgggcactccTGATGGATTGCTGTCCTCCTGGGAGTGTTTTCACGTCCCAACCAGTtcctgcaaacagaaaaacttcTTTTGGCATTTAACTGTGTGGGGAGACAAAAGTGCATTAGAAATCCTCAGTGCTTTCAGGGTAGGAATGTGCCCACCATGGAGCTGTAATGGAATGGGAACCAAGCTGATTCCAGAAAAACAATCAGTCTGCCTCTGGAAGAATTATCCCTATTCTCAAGCCTGAATTTTCAAGTAACTGTAGATCAGtatgcagaaaattatttttcatatctaATTTATGTTCACTAAAAGGATCATAAAATTCTCCAGATTCTGCTTCTTCCAATTTCCAGCTGTCTCAGGAAGACTAAGAATTGCCACCATAACTCTAACTCTTGATGGGTGTTTAGTTATCAAAACACTTTGTTACATCACTCCAGAAGCCCTGACAGCAATAGTCAATTCTTCAGCTCCTTTATTCCAGTGAAGGGTGAgctcaaaaatacaaaatacaacaGAATCGGTGTCAAACTAATTGATAATTTAATGCAAATTCAAATGACTGAGCAGGCAGAGAAGCAGACCTGAACCACAGAAtgagggcagctgctgggatggaaaTCATTCCTGTTCCatcatttcatcatttcagtGGGGTTGGGGTTGTCGCCTGTTAAAAATGAGGTGTGGTTTTGTCACAGTTCTTGTCCCCTCaaagggagcagcacagagcccccTCACACAGCTCATTCCAGGAGGTTTTCACCCAATCTAAGCTTGGTTTGATTTATTTCAGTGGGGCTAGGCTGGTTTCCATCAGCTGGGGCTAGAATTGCCATTTCCTTGGATTTCCCAGCAATTCCTGCAGATCCCACAGGGAATGTCAGTAAAACTTTCTGACTCTGTGGTTTTTGAGATGTGCTGTGTGTGGAAGGACTCTCAGCCCCATCTACCAAATATAAGCAGGTGCATTTTGGCCAAAACACCCTGGCAATGGTGCTGTTGATACCTTTGGCTTTGAAATGGAACATGCACAGAAATTCGAATTTTGCAGTACAATTAAACAGATCTACCTTGTGATTTGGAGTCTGTTAGGAAAGTTAttgctgtgaaaataaagtCACATTACCAAGCCAGCTTTGGGAAtcctttttcctgaaaaagaaacaaagcatcTCGTCCTACTTTCCTAGAGATTAGCTTTTGTTTAATCTTCCAATCTCCTGGCATCCTGAACCACTGACTACTCTAATAACAACACACCACTTAATCCTTATGAAACATG of Serinus canaria isolate serCan28SL12 chromosome 11, serCan2020, whole genome shotgun sequence contains these proteins:
- the HSBP1 gene encoding heat shock factor-binding protein 1: MAETDPKSVQDLTAVVQTLLQQMQDKFQTMSDQIIGRIDDMSCRIDDLERNIADLMMQAGVEELEGENKTPASNKG